A genomic stretch from Helianthus annuus cultivar XRQ/B chromosome 1, HanXRQr2.0-SUNRISE, whole genome shotgun sequence includes:
- the LOC110875800 gene encoding alcohol dehydrogenase 2 yields the protein MSSHTPIFNTMTSKIPHVITCKAAVVREAGGAIVVEEIMMDPPKATEVRIKMLCASICHTDILCCNGIPIPLFPRIPGHEGVGMVESIGEDVGTRVKPGDVVMPLYLGECGECLNCKSGKTNICNVHPVNLNGLMRDGTSRMSMALTGETAYHISSCATWSEYTVIDANYVIKVDPRVPLPHASFLSCGFTTGLGAPWKEAAVTKGSSVAVFGLGVVGLGAIKGAQMQGASTIIKKAAIGEAFGMTDFINPRNHPDKLVSDLVKDMTNGLGVNYSFECTGVAPLLSEALEASKIGIGTTVAIGVGMETNWAIKNMTLLSGRTLKGSVMGGIKTQSDLPIILHKCINKEIEMDKLFIHEIRLENIKEAFEMLKKHDCLKILINF from the exons ATGTCTTCTCACACTCCCATTTTCAACACTATGACATCCAAGATTCCACATgttattacttgcaaag CCGCCGTCGTAAGGGAGGCGGGTGGAGCAATCGTTGTGGAGGAGATAATGATGGACCCACCAAAAGCGACGGAAGTTAGGATCAAGATGTTGTGTGCGAGTATATGCCATACTGACATCCTATGTTGCAACGGGATACCTATT CCTTTGTTTCCGCGTATTCCTGGACACGAAGGTGTAGG GATGGTTGAGAGCATCGGAGAAGACGTGGGGACGCGGGTCAAGCCCGGGGACGTTGTGATGCCGCTCTATTTAGGTGAATGTGGTGAATGCTTGAATTGCAAATCTGGAAAGACTAACATTTGTAATGTTCACCCAGTTAACTTGAATGGTCTCATGCGTGACGGCACTTCAAGAATGTCTATGGCGCTAACCGGAGAAACCGCCTACCACATCTCTAGTTGCGCCACATGGTCTGAGTACACGGTCATTGATGCCAATTACGTGATTAAGGTTGACCCTAGGGTGCCTCTTCCCCATGCTAGTTTCCTCTCGTGTGGCTTCACAACTGGCCTTGGTGCACCATGGAAGGAAGCTGCGGTCACTAAAGGTTCTTCGGTTGCGGTTTTTGGTCTTGGTGTTGTTGGTCTTGGG GCAATTAAAGGAGCACAAATGCAAGGGGCGTCTACGATCATAAAGAAAGCAGCAATAGGAGAGGCTTTTGGGATGACCGATTTCATCAACCCTCGAAACCACCCTGATAAATTGGTGTCGGATTTGGTGAAAGATATGACAAACGGGTTAGGTGTCAACTACTCCTTCGAGTGCACCGGAGTCGCACCCTTGTTGAGCGAAGCCCTCGAGGCCTCTAAAATT GGGATAGGCACAACTGTAGCTATCGGAGTTGGGATGGAGACGAACTGGGCGATAAAAAACATGACCCTATTGAGTGGTCGGACTTTGAAGGGTTCAGTAATGGGTGGTATCAAAACCCAATCTGATCTCCCTATTATACTCCACAAATGTATCAATAAG GAGATAGAGATGGATAAGCTTTTTATACACGAAATACGATTGGAAAATATAAAAGAAGCATTCGAGATGTTGAAGAAACATGACTGCCTCAAGATTCTTATCAACTTTTGA